The following are encoded together in the Girardinichthys multiradiatus isolate DD_20200921_A chromosome X, DD_fGirMul_XY1, whole genome shotgun sequence genome:
- the LOC124862229 gene encoding ATP-sensitive inward rectifier potassium channel 12-like: protein MTGAMGTSRSNRYSIVSDIIPEEELEKISSLALYNGRSSAKVKEQRDVDREGVGSKPATSTVVPGTSGQSSMNNYNGKALTRSSNQVRSRFVKKNGQCNVVFTNMEDRSQRYLADIFTTCVDTRWRYLLLIFCTSFLVSWLIFGLIFYIVALAHGDFEEPNQKANGLVPGMYGPSSGHSVGGQTQRMPCILHVQGFVGALLFSMETQTTIGYGWRCVTEECPLAVLTVVIQSIVGCIIDSFMIGTIMVKMARPKKRNQTLIFSKNAVIALRDGKLCLMWRVGNLRKSHIVEAHVRAQLIRSYVTAEGEFIPLEQMDLNVGYDEGTDRLFLVSPLVIVHEIDKDSPLYTLSRADLDADDFEIVVILEGMVEATAMTTQFRSSYLAREIFWGHRFEPVIYEDRDRYKIDYARFHNTYEVPSTPYLSAKELDEAASSASSAASPASAYRSTQDLIPRSLTAFCYENEVVLSCAEGEEEDIFDSTEMVGKDWAEERRTSVDFQSMFHDTATITPGSHNVMCVLDMDNNQMEFDILQTTIPLDPVTYKSEQEA, encoded by the exons ATGACAGGTGCCATGGGAACAAGTAGATCCAACAG GTATAGCATTGTGTCAGACATCATACcagaggaggagctggagaagatTTCTAGTTTAGCACTCTACAATGGTCGCAGTTCTGCCAAAGTGAAGGAGCAAAGAGACGTAGACAGAGAGGGCGTTGGAAGCAAGCCTGCAACCTCCACTGTTGTGCCTGGCACTAGCGGACAAAGCAGTATGAACAACTACAACGGGAAGGCCCTGACACGGAGCTCTAACCAAGTCCGGAGTCGCTTTgtgaagaagaatggacaaTGCAATGTAGTATTCACTAACATGGAAGACAGGAGTCAGCGCTACCTCGCAGATATCTTCACCACCTGTGTGGACACCCGGTGGAGATATCTACTACTTATATTCTGCACCAGCTTCCTCGTCTCTTGGCTGATATTTGGCTTAATCTTTTACATTGTCGCCCTTGCACATGGGGACTTTGAAGAGCCTAACCAGAAAGCAAATGGGCTGGTGCCAGGAATGTATGGACCCTCCTCTGGTCACTCAGTTGGGGGGCAGACACAAAGGATGCCCTGCATATTGCATGTTCAGGGTTTTGTTGGGGCGCTCCTCTTTTCAATGGAGACCCAGACTACTATTGGCTATGGATGGCGCTGTGTTACAGAGGAGTGTCCTCTGGCTGTTTTAACAGTTGTTATACAGTCCATTGTTGGTTGCATCATTGACTCCTTTATGATTGGCACCATCATGGTTAAGATGGCTCGGCCAAAGAAGAGGAACCAGACCCTGATCTTCTCCAAAAACGCTGTCATTGCTCTGCGTGATGGCAAACTGTGCCTCATGTGGAGGGTGGGCAATCTGCGGAAGAGCCACATTGTGGAAGCTCATGTCCGAGCACAGCTCATACGATCATATGTCACAGCTGAGGGCGAGTTCATCCCTTTGGAGCAAATGGACCTCAATGTGGGCTATGATGAAGGTACAGACAGGCTGTTTTTAGTATCTCCACTGGTTATAGTCCATGAGATAGACAAAGATAGCCCTTTGTACACCTTAAGTCGAGCAGATCTGGATGCAGATGACTTTGAGATTGTCGTGATCCTGGAGGGGATGGTGGAGGCCACAGCCATGACCACACAGTTCCGTAGTTCTTATCTTGCGAGAGAAATCTTTTGGGGTCACAGGTTTGAGCCAGTGATCTACGAGGATCGTGACCGCTACAAGATAGATTATGCACGCTTCCACAATACCTATGAAGTCCCATCAACACCCTATCTCAGTGCAAAAGAGCTTGATGAAGCTGCGAGCAGTGCATCTTCTGCTGCATCTCCTGCATCAGCCTATAGATCTACACAAGACTTGATCCCACGGTCTCTGACCGCCTTTTGCTATGAGAATGAGGTAGTACTGAGCTGtgcagagggagaagaggaagaCATATTTGACTCTACAGAGATGGTAGGGAAGGACTGGGCAGAGGAGAGGAGGACTTCTGTTGACTTTCAAAGTATGTTTCATGACACAGCAACCATAACCCCAGGTAGTCACAATGTCATGTGTGTTCTAGACATGGACAATAACCAGATGGAGTTTGACATCCTACAGACCACGATTCCTCTTGATCCAGTCACATATAAGAGTGAGCAAGAGGCCTAA